In Anomaloglossus baeobatrachus isolate aAnoBae1 chromosome 3, aAnoBae1.hap1, whole genome shotgun sequence, one genomic interval encodes:
- the MRPL57 gene encoding large ribosomal subunit protein mL63, which translates to MFLTNILLRKGIPGRQWIGKYRRPRQVTWTMKQSMIKRLEIEAETEYWISRPYMTKEQEYRHDAERKNREYEEMKAMKRANFPEHKYLQDHLNHLNVTKKWTMS; encoded by the coding sequence ATGTTCCTGACCAACATCCTCCTGAGAAAGGGCATTCCTGGCCGCCAGTGGATTGGGAAATACAGGAGACCCCGGCAGGTCACGTGGACCATGAAACAGTCCATGATTAAGAGGCTGGAGATAGAGGCTGAGACGGAGTACTGGATAAGCCGGCCCTACATGACCAAGGAGCAGGAATACCGTCACGATGCAGAACGGAAAAACAGAGAATACGAGGAGATGAAAGCGATGAAACGGGCAAATTTCCCTGAACACAAATACCTGCAAGATCACCTAAATCATCTAAATGTCACCAAGAAGTGGACAATGTCATGA